A part of Leptospira neocaledonica genomic DNA contains:
- a CDS encoding FecR family protein, with protein MKLRVWMILSLVLSIGSLVLVSQENKEKDARVSFLIGKVQLQKGGKGSWNILKQGDLVSEGDIVSTGNASKTTLLYKGSEFKVLPNTKLKISSLYNESKDGKLEVQSGFAWFQLVNLKGKKFEVTTPTTTAGVRGTAFSAFHDHKSKDSSFCTCEGKVLMNGTGDPKDGTMQEKGNGGYYPGDGAEPKRSSYEGIIVKFKSLPPFKDLMKKNISLKNCLSCHTPQGWTPEDSVPSDETYGGGKM; from the coding sequence ATGAAACTGAGAGTTTGGATGATCTTAAGCCTCGTGCTTTCCATCGGTTCCTTGGTTTTAGTGAGCCAAGAAAACAAGGAGAAGGACGCGAGAGTTTCTTTCCTGATCGGAAAAGTACAGTTGCAAAAAGGCGGCAAGGGAAGTTGGAACATTTTAAAACAAGGAGACTTGGTCTCTGAAGGAGATATAGTTTCCACGGGGAATGCTTCTAAAACCACTCTACTCTATAAGGGTTCTGAGTTTAAAGTCCTGCCGAATACAAAACTGAAAATTTCCAGTCTATACAACGAATCCAAGGACGGCAAACTGGAAGTGCAAAGCGGATTTGCCTGGTTCCAACTTGTAAACCTAAAAGGTAAAAAATTCGAAGTCACCACTCCTACTACAACGGCGGGCGTGAGAGGAACTGCATTCTCCGCTTTCCATGATCATAAGTCCAAGGATTCTTCTTTCTGTACTTGCGAAGGTAAAGTTTTGATGAACGGGACAGGTGATCCTAAAGACGGAACCATGCAGGAAAAAGGAAACGGCGGTTATTATCCTGGGGATGGAGCAGAACCAAAAAGAAGTTCTTACGAAGGGATTATCGTAAAATTTAAATCTCTTCCCCCTTTCAAAGATCTGATGAAAAAGAATATTTCCTTAAAAAACTGTTTATCCTGCCATACACCTCAAGGTTGGACTCCGGAAGATTCCGTTCCAAGCGATGAGACATACGGCGGAGGAAAAATGTAA
- a CDS encoding LytR/AlgR family response regulator transcription factor — MNSVLYKVLVIEDEVPARDLLRKFLESWPQFEVGGIARTGSQAIDLLKKEKFDLVFLDINLPEKTGLQVLEEIGENLPVLVFTTAYREHTLKAFEVGACDYLLKPYTKERFSACMERALHHLQLKSISSSRANGEPDPVFVFRDGGLIHRVLYADLYYLTANGKRSVLHTKDGDYETAKLLGDLEKELPKTDFLRIHRKHMVNRNLVSAAKSQAGGAYTIYLKDEDETNLPVGREFVDGVKNLFGK, encoded by the coding sequence ATGAATAGCGTGCTATATAAGGTTTTAGTGATAGAGGATGAGGTTCCGGCCAGGGACCTTCTCCGTAAATTTTTGGAAAGTTGGCCTCAATTCGAAGTGGGTGGGATCGCGAGAACGGGCTCTCAGGCAATCGATCTTCTCAAAAAAGAAAAATTTGATCTGGTTTTTCTGGACATTAATCTCCCCGAAAAAACGGGATTACAGGTTTTAGAAGAGATAGGGGAAAATCTTCCCGTATTGGTATTCACTACTGCTTATAGAGAACATACCCTTAAAGCATTCGAGGTGGGGGCCTGCGATTATCTTTTAAAACCCTATACAAAGGAAAGATTTTCAGCATGTATGGAAAGGGCACTTCATCATTTGCAGTTAAAGTCCATTTCCAGCTCCAGAGCAAATGGAGAGCCGGATCCAGTATTCGTTTTTCGTGATGGAGGTTTGATTCACAGAGTTTTGTATGCAGATCTCTACTATCTCACAGCTAATGGAAAACGTTCCGTTCTTCATACGAAGGACGGAGATTATGAAACCGCTAAACTACTCGGCGATCTAGAAAAAGAATTACCTAAGACAGATTTTTTGCGTATCCATAGAAAACATATGGTGAATCGTAATCTTGTCTCTGCAGCGAAATCCCAAGCGGGTGGTGCATATACAATTTATCTGAAAGACGAAGACGAGACAAATCTTCCGGTCGGAAGAGAATTTGTGGATGGAGTGAAGAACCTCTTCGGGAAATAA
- a CDS encoding sensor histidine kinase, whose amino-acid sequence MNSLLVAHNSKAPFWKVFLATQVTTHCVCSIVEFSVEFLNRMNKGAFFTGAFLVVASAIASVLGVASGGIIHVLLLAGEGVERPHGGSYNILLSSLILALFISFLEKSMQILIERRKKMESELKDIQYRTFQNRMDPHYLFNTLNTIHSLLVTDPQKADNALILLSETYRFLSDRIFEKTIPFSEEWDFTVNYLELQRIRFSDSLTIKIKKVGDFSRLRIPPLTLQPLVENSFKHGLENRSEAGRLEISATESFGRIKIEIKNNGDDKQEHHLLPEYKKSEFSRTLNNIKSRLEYNFGEAELKLEKDKFGITTLKLEFASR is encoded by the coding sequence ATGAATTCGCTGTTAGTCGCACATAATTCCAAGGCTCCTTTTTGGAAGGTATTCTTGGCCACCCAAGTAACTACACATTGTGTATGTTCCATTGTGGAGTTTTCGGTAGAATTTCTAAACCGAATGAACAAAGGAGCATTTTTTACGGGTGCTTTTTTGGTAGTCGCTTCGGCAATCGCTTCCGTTTTGGGAGTCGCGTCAGGCGGAATCATCCATGTATTATTATTAGCAGGAGAAGGTGTGGAAAGACCTCATGGAGGATCTTATAATATTCTTCTCAGCAGTTTAATTTTGGCGTTATTCATCTCCTTTTTGGAAAAATCCATGCAGATCCTGATCGAAAGAAGGAAGAAGATGGAAAGCGAATTGAAAGATATCCAGTACAGGACCTTTCAGAACAGGATGGACCCGCATTATCTATTTAATACACTGAATACCATCCATTCCTTACTCGTTACAGATCCACAAAAAGCAGATAACGCTCTTATTCTTCTTTCTGAAACCTATAGATTTTTATCCGATCGGATCTTCGAAAAAACCATACCTTTTTCGGAAGAATGGGATTTCACGGTAAACTATCTGGAACTGCAAAGGATACGTTTTTCGGATTCCTTGACGATCAAGATCAAAAAAGTGGGAGACTTTTCTAGACTTAGGATACCTCCTCTCACCTTACAACCATTAGTCGAAAATAGTTTTAAACACGGATTAGAAAATCGTTCCGAGGCGGGGAGATTGGAGATTAGCGCCACAGAAAGTTTTGGAAGAATAAAAATAGAGATCAAAAATAACGGGGACGATAAACAAGAACACCATTTATTGCCGGAATACAAAAAATCAGAATTTTCTCGCACCTTAAATAATATAAAATCCAGGTTAGAGTATAATTTCGGAGAAGCGGAACTTAAATTAGAAAAAGATAAATTTGGAATCACCACATTAAAATTGGAATTCGCATCAAGATGA